A part of Candidatus Electrothrix aestuarii genomic DNA contains:
- a CDS encoding HD domain-containing protein encodes MASKEKENRDAAGEPAIPTIAAELLETLHRISAQYCLEEGGSHGPDHSERVLHTAMSIGEKMGARLDIIAPAALLHDIGRKQESSSKGKVCHAELGAEMAEPILQELGYTEADRAAICHCIRAHRFRNNAAPETIEAKILFDADKLDSIGAIGIGRAFLFAGQIGARLHNAEIDPADTETYSTEDTAYREFQVKMSKVREQMLTPLGRQIAERRHAFMETFFSELHREIYGSE; translated from the coding sequence TTGGCGAGTAAGGAAAAAGAAAACCGGGATGCTGCCGGAGAACCAGCTATTCCAACTATTGCAGCGGAATTACTGGAGACCCTGCACAGGATAAGCGCCCAATACTGCCTGGAGGAAGGCGGTTCTCACGGCCCGGACCACAGCGAGCGGGTCCTGCACACAGCCATGAGTATCGGCGAAAAGATGGGTGCCCGCCTGGATATTATCGCCCCGGCGGCCCTGCTCCATGATATCGGGCGCAAGCAGGAAAGTAGCAGCAAGGGTAAGGTCTGTCATGCTGAGCTGGGAGCGGAAATGGCAGAGCCGATTCTTCAGGAACTCGGATATACAGAAGCAGACCGGGCTGCAATCTGCCATTGCATCCGTGCCCATCGCTTCCGCAATAATGCGGCACCAGAGACCATTGAGGCCAAGATCCTCTTTGATGCGGACAAGCTGGACTCCATCGGGGCCATCGGCATTGGCAGGGCCTTTCTCTTTGCTGGCCAGATCGGGGCCCGGCTCCATAATGCGGAAATTGATCCGGCAGATACCGAAACCTATTCCACTGAGGACACGGCCTACCGTGAGTTTCAGGTCAAGATGTCCAAGGTTCGGGAGCAGATGCTCACGCCTCTGGGACGGCAGATCGCCGAGCGACGGCACGCCTTTATGGAAACCTTTTTCAGCGAGCTGCATCGCGAAATTTACGGTTCTGAGTAG
- the bamA gene encoding outer membrane protein assembly factor BamA: protein MHHPSQAQSTVKRLQSHLVSPFVATFLSLILFALANTASALEQNTVFLPLKINAANSASVGQRVDLALEGALRDKGLLMLSRLEATEQVDYNGPWPPSAAVLSQVAENAGLDYVAVGSLTMLGEHISVDMQVIDLLKPETPHSSFREGNSLSEIHSVLNDTLVDILSYTNRNFIIAKIIPEGNKRIDSGAIRRKISTKPGDTYSPDNLRKDLKQVFSMGYFDNVEIEVNDSGEGKEVIFRVEEKPLIKSVSFTGLDKVQEEDVRDAANIKTNNILNPAKLNDAVKRINGLYRSKGYYAARSKFALEHPSENSVDVQFIINEGDKMSISGIRFVGNEAFTDEELQDEIQTSTWKWYSSWLTESGTLKQDVLEQDAARLAAFYNNQGFIEAKVGEPEVEEAGEDLYLTFTVQEGPRYQVGTVEVEGDLVEDKDKMINLLQIRKQRFLNKKILRDDVTKLTDLYAEHGYAFANVRPKIDKSATGKRVNINFQIDKGELVKFNRVKIQGNTRTRDNVIRRDLAVKEGGVYDSKAIRTSTNRLQRLGYFEDVSVIPQETMNNDQMDVMVAVKEKPTGQFSVGAGYSSSDKLMFMGEISEDNFLGLGTRLSFAANLSAVSNKFNLSYTDPRLFDSNVSAGIDAFNWEREYTDYTKGATGGGLRFGHHLVEKWRIYYGYTWTDTELSDISEDASDYILESAKINITSAVRLSFVRDTRDRRFNANSGSKHSLSIKYAGGPLGGEAAYTKLEAYTSWFFPMPLDLVFHTKLAAGQAFENEDGKLPVYDNFYLGGMNSIRGFKSSSVSPIDPTNDEKYGGDKMWFSNFEIFFPLLSDAGVRGVAFLDFGNVYDMDDDWDFGNIKKSTGLGINWLSPMGPLRLIWGYNLDSQEGDEDAQWDFAMGGSF, encoded by the coding sequence ATGCATCATCCATCTCAAGCTCAAAGCACGGTGAAGCGGCTCCAGTCACATCTTGTTTCACCTTTTGTCGCGACCTTCTTATCGCTCATCCTTTTTGCTCTCGCCAACACGGCCTCTGCCCTTGAGCAAAACACGGTGTTCCTTCCTCTGAAAATCAACGCTGCAAACAGCGCATCTGTGGGACAACGAGTGGACCTTGCCCTTGAGGGTGCCCTACGGGACAAAGGCTTGCTCATGCTTTCGCGCCTCGAAGCAACAGAGCAGGTCGACTATAACGGCCCTTGGCCACCCTCTGCCGCCGTCCTGTCCCAGGTGGCAGAAAATGCCGGGCTTGATTACGTTGCCGTGGGCAGTCTGACCATGCTTGGTGAGCATATCTCTGTGGATATGCAGGTCATTGATCTTCTGAAACCGGAAACACCCCACTCCTCTTTCAGGGAAGGCAACTCACTCTCCGAAATCCACTCCGTGCTCAACGACACCTTGGTGGATATCCTCAGCTATACCAACCGCAATTTCATCATTGCTAAAATCATCCCAGAAGGAAATAAACGGATCGACTCCGGCGCGATTCGCCGCAAAATCTCCACCAAACCTGGTGACACCTATAGCCCGGACAACCTGCGCAAGGACCTGAAGCAGGTCTTTTCTATGGGCTATTTCGATAATGTAGAGATTGAGGTCAATGACAGTGGAGAAGGCAAGGAAGTCATCTTTCGGGTAGAGGAAAAACCGCTGATCAAATCGGTCTCCTTTACCGGACTCGACAAGGTCCAGGAAGAAGACGTGCGGGATGCAGCCAATATCAAGACCAATAATATACTTAATCCGGCAAAACTCAATGATGCGGTGAAACGGATTAACGGGCTCTACAGAAGCAAGGGCTATTACGCAGCCCGGAGTAAATTTGCCTTGGAGCATCCTAGTGAGAACTCTGTTGATGTCCAGTTTATCATCAATGAGGGGGACAAGATGTCCATCTCCGGCATTCGCTTTGTCGGCAATGAAGCCTTTACCGATGAAGAGCTGCAGGATGAGATTCAGACCTCAACCTGGAAATGGTATTCCTCCTGGTTGACCGAGTCTGGTACCCTGAAACAGGATGTCCTGGAGCAAGATGCAGCCCGACTTGCTGCCTTTTATAATAACCAAGGTTTTATTGAGGCTAAAGTTGGCGAACCAGAGGTTGAGGAAGCAGGAGAAGATCTCTACCTTACTTTTACTGTCCAGGAAGGTCCCCGGTATCAGGTGGGCACGGTGGAGGTCGAAGGCGATCTGGTTGAAGACAAGGACAAGATGATCAACCTCTTACAGATCCGCAAACAAAGATTCCTCAACAAAAAAATCTTGCGTGACGATGTCACGAAACTCACCGACCTCTACGCAGAACACGGCTATGCCTTTGCCAATGTCCGCCCCAAAATCGATAAATCAGCAACAGGAAAACGAGTAAACATCAACTTTCAGATCGACAAAGGGGAGTTAGTAAAATTTAACCGGGTGAAGATACAGGGAAATACCCGCACCCGAGATAACGTCATTCGTCGTGATCTGGCTGTGAAAGAAGGCGGTGTCTATGACTCCAAGGCCATCCGCACCTCCACCAATCGCCTGCAACGGCTGGGATATTTTGAGGATGTCAGTGTTATTCCCCAGGAGACCATGAATAACGACCAGATGGACGTCATGGTTGCTGTTAAGGAAAAACCCACTGGCCAGTTCAGCGTTGGTGCTGGTTACTCCTCATCGGACAAGCTCATGTTTATGGGTGAAATCTCCGAGGATAACTTCCTCGGTCTCGGTACCCGCCTGTCCTTTGCCGCGAACCTCAGCGCGGTGAGCAATAAGTTCAATCTCTCTTACACCGACCCCCGGCTCTTTGACTCTAATGTTTCCGCTGGTATTGACGCCTTTAACTGGGAACGGGAGTACACCGACTACACCAAGGGCGCAACCGGTGGCGGGCTGCGCTTCGGCCACCATCTCGTTGAGAAATGGCGTATTTACTATGGCTACACCTGGACAGATACTGAATTGAGCGATATTTCCGAGGACGCCTCAGATTACATCCTCGAATCCGCTAAAATCAATATCACCAGTGCGGTTCGTCTCTCCTTTGTCCGTGACACCAGGGACCGACGCTTCAATGCCAATTCCGGTTCCAAGCATAGCCTGAGCATCAAATATGCCGGTGGTCCGCTGGGTGGAGAAGCTGCATACACCAAGCTGGAGGCCTATACCAGCTGGTTCTTTCCCATGCCCCTGGATCTGGTCTTCCATACCAAGCTCGCTGCTGGCCAGGCCTTTGAGAACGAAGACGGCAAGCTACCGGTCTATGATAATTTCTATCTCGGTGGCATGAATTCCATTCGTGGTTTTAAATCCTCATCAGTGAGCCCCATTGATCCGACCAACGATGAAAAATATGGTGGTGACAAAATGTGGTTTTCTAACTTCGAAATATTCTTTCCACTTCTCTCCGATGCTGGTGTTCGCGGCGTTGCCTTTCTTGATTTCGGTAATGTCTATGATATGGATGATGACTGGGATTTCGGCAACATCAAAAAATCAACAGGACTCGGTATCAACTGGCTCTCTCCTATGGGACCGCTTCGTCTGATCTGGGGGTATAATCTGGATTCCCAGGAAGGCGACGAGGATGCCCAATGGGACTTCGCAATGGGCGGCAGTTTCTAA
- a CDS encoding ABC-three component system protein — MKYAYEDLSDEQFEQLIVFLCQRLLGISVQGFAKGPDGGRDAKFVGTAELHPSRTAPWSGTTIIQAKHTNGYNRNFSEPDFYSVKSMTSVLAKEIPRIKKLRLNKQLDHYMLFSNRRLAGNAESEIRYYISTQCNIKQESIYLCGLEQLENWLKTFPDVPRLADLDPVDSPLIVSPDDLSDIIQALARQKNTLPNIIDDPPIQRISYEEKNKINQMSVEYAKAQRKRYLKETPIIRTFLAAPENMDLLRMYESVVEEFQLKIITKRKDYQAFDEVLEYLVDLLFHRDPILRGHKRLTRIMLFYMYWSCDIGELGDAETD, encoded by the coding sequence ATGAAATACGCATACGAAGATCTCAGCGACGAACAATTTGAGCAGTTAATCGTATTTTTATGTCAACGTTTACTTGGTATCTCTGTGCAGGGATTTGCCAAAGGACCTGATGGCGGTCGAGATGCTAAATTTGTCGGAACGGCAGAACTGCATCCAAGCCGAACAGCTCCTTGGAGTGGAACCACTATTATTCAGGCCAAGCATACAAACGGTTACAACCGTAACTTTTCTGAGCCTGACTTCTACAGCGTCAAGAGCATGACCTCTGTTCTTGCAAAAGAAATCCCCCGCATAAAGAAACTCCGCTTAAACAAGCAACTTGATCATTATATGCTGTTTTCTAACAGACGCTTGGCGGGAAATGCAGAAAGCGAAATAAGATATTACATCTCGACACAATGTAATATCAAGCAAGAATCTATTTACTTATGCGGACTGGAGCAGCTTGAAAACTGGCTCAAGACCTTTCCGGATGTGCCAAGACTTGCGGATCTTGATCCTGTTGATTCACCGTTAATCGTAAGCCCGGATGATCTATCTGATATTATCCAGGCACTTGCCCGACAAAAGAATACACTGCCAAATATCATTGACGATCCACCGATTCAACGAATAAGCTATGAAGAGAAGAATAAAATAAACCAAATGAGTGTTGAATATGCTAAAGCTCAACGTAAAAGATACCTGAAAGAAACTCCAATAATTCGTACGTTCTTGGCTGCTCCTGAAAATATGGATCTACTGCGTATGTACGAGTCAGTTGTGGAGGAATTCCAATTAAAAATTATAACAAAGCGTAAAGACTACCAAGCATTTGACGAGGTACTGGAATATCTCGTTGATCTACTTTTTCATCGAGATCCAATCCTGAGAGGCCATAAACGATTAACTCGCATCATGTTGTTTTATATGTATTGGAGCTGTGATATTGGAGAGTTAGGTGATGCTGAGACCGACTAA
- a CDS encoding YkgJ family cysteine cluster protein — MNDHNLPQHCSALDEKKKFCFSCHPEVPCFNECCHQLDLILTPYDVLRLKNKLHRHSGMFLEQFVIIEWEEGMLFPACYLTMVDDGKASCVFVKDFGCRVYEDRPAACRAYPIGRGVSCKQDGSIQEQFVLLKEPHCRGFETDKQFSAAEYFKDQGLEEYNRYNDKMTELLQHPKIRAGFRPTKEQAEQYIMALYNLDTFRQELKNGYIKMNKPLSPMEQQTMETSDNVLLLIAIRWLIQEYFGE; from the coding sequence ATGAACGATCATAATCTTCCCCAACATTGCAGCGCCTTGGACGAAAAGAAAAAATTCTGCTTTTCCTGCCATCCTGAGGTCCCCTGCTTCAACGAGTGCTGCCACCAACTGGATCTCATCCTGACCCCCTATGATGTCCTGCGGCTGAAAAATAAGCTCCATCGCCACTCCGGCATGTTTCTGGAGCAATTCGTTATCATTGAATGGGAAGAAGGTATGCTCTTTCCGGCTTGCTATCTGACCATGGTTGATGACGGCAAGGCCAGCTGTGTCTTTGTCAAGGACTTCGGCTGCAGGGTCTATGAAGACCGTCCAGCTGCCTGCCGAGCCTACCCCATAGGACGCGGCGTTTCCTGCAAGCAGGACGGCTCTATTCAGGAACAATTTGTTCTGCTCAAAGAACCTCACTGTCGCGGCTTTGAGACGGACAAGCAATTCTCTGCTGCTGAGTATTTCAAGGATCAAGGCCTGGAAGAGTACAACCGCTATAACGACAAGATGACGGAACTGCTCCAGCATCCCAAAATTAGAGCAGGATTTCGTCCAACCAAAGAGCAGGCTGAGCAGTACATCATGGCCCTCTATAACCTGGACACTTTCCGTCAGGAGCTCAAGAACGGCTATATCAAGATGAACAAGCCCTTGTCACCTATGGAACAGCAGACTATGGAGACCAGCGATAATGTTCTGCTACTCATCGCCATCCGTTGGCTGATCCAGGAATACTTTGGCGAGTAA
- a CDS encoding tetratricopeptide repeat protein, producing MNQQTGIHGDKAHVEGGIHFHNYARTAQGIPLQRPPRAEHFKGRDDMLEELLPMLQPGKAVTLCGPGGMGKTALAVEAAWKLAPEDKPPASFPDGIIFYSFYGQAAVDPAFDHLVYSYTDAPPETGPAAAFRLLTNKRALIILDGAEEADDLTAVFRSCGGCGVLITTRDRLDARGTLVPVRPLKEQPAEQVFRLHSNTDADATTVQGICKLLDGWPLALRIAGQYLHSTVGDAAEYLEWLEEAPFEELGSGKHQNENAALLLERSMTRMSDDARLVLGAGGCLAFHSLAREPMAALLDGNKRRAGKALGLLVNFGLLERQGKRWKISHALIHTYARKHLPLSKAALERVAAYYREWCREQSAAGVPGYVLLDDERAHCLRLIAACLDGELWQEVQGLVGAIDIYLERQGYWTEELAALEMRLTAARKAEDRRDEAWCLHTLGYTCWKRGENEEALAWYEQSLAIKRELGEKKGQAPTLDGIAIIYQIQGKYELALELYEQSLSIRREVGDREGEGVTLNNIGRLYRAQGDNETALPYYEQSLPIRREVGDTIGEGTTLNNIANIYYAQGKYSKAAEYHEQALAIRQELGDRAGEAESCWNLGTTYYDMGDLAKAEEYIALAVEIMEAIHHPNLETCRDGLELLRAERQM from the coding sequence ATGAACCAACAAACCGGCATACATGGAGACAAGGCCCATGTAGAGGGTGGTATCCATTTCCATAACTACGCCCGCACTGCCCAAGGCATCCCGCTCCAGCGACCGCCACGGGCCGAGCACTTTAAAGGCAGGGATGACATGCTTGAGGAGCTGCTGCCCATGCTCCAGCCGGGTAAGGCCGTCACCCTGTGCGGTCCCGGCGGCATGGGCAAGACGGCCCTGGCTGTTGAGGCCGCCTGGAAGCTGGCCCCTGAGGACAAGCCCCCTGCCTCCTTTCCGGACGGCATTATCTTCTACTCCTTCTATGGTCAAGCGGCTGTTGACCCGGCCTTTGATCACCTGGTCTACAGCTATACGGATGCCCCCCCGGAGACCGGCCCGGCAGCGGCTTTCCGCCTGCTGACCAACAAGCGGGCGCTTATCATCCTGGACGGGGCCGAGGAGGCCGATGACCTGACTGCCGTGTTCCGCTCCTGCGGTGGTTGTGGGGTGCTGATCACCACCAGGGATCGGCTGGATGCGCGTGGCACGCTGGTGCCGGTCAGGCCGCTGAAGGAGCAACCCGCAGAGCAGGTCTTCCGGCTGCACAGCAACACGGACGCAGATGCCACGACCGTGCAGGGCATCTGCAAGCTGCTGGACGGCTGGCCCCTGGCCCTGCGCATTGCCGGGCAGTATCTGCACAGTACAGTCGGAGATGCGGCAGAATATCTGGAATGGCTGGAGGAGGCGCCATTTGAGGAGCTGGGCAGCGGCAAGCATCAGAATGAGAACGCAGCCTTGCTCCTGGAGCGCAGCATGACCAGGATGAGCGACGATGCTCGGCTTGTATTGGGTGCTGGAGGCTGCCTGGCCTTTCACTCGCTGGCCCGTGAGCCAATGGCTGCGCTCCTTGACGGCAATAAACGCCGGGCAGGCAAGGCCCTTGGGCTGCTGGTTAATTTCGGCCTCCTGGAAAGGCAGGGCAAACGTTGGAAGATAAGCCACGCCCTGATCCATACCTACGCTCGCAAGCACCTGCCCCTGAGCAAAGCGGCCCTGGAGCGGGTGGCTGCCTATTATAGAGAGTGGTGCAGGGAACAGAGTGCTGCCGGGGTACCGGGCTATGTCCTGCTGGATGATGAGCGGGCCCATTGCCTGCGGCTGATTGCGGCCTGCCTGGATGGGGAGCTGTGGCAGGAGGTGCAAGGCTTGGTCGGAGCAATTGACATCTACCTTGAGCGGCAAGGCTATTGGACAGAGGAACTGGCTGCCTTGGAGATGCGCCTGACTGCGGCCCGCAAGGCTGAAGACCGCAGGGATGAGGCATGGTGCCTCCATACGTTAGGATACACCTGCTGGAAACGCGGCGAGAATGAAGAGGCCCTCGCTTGGTATGAGCAAAGCCTAGCGATAAAGCGCGAGCTGGGTGAGAAAAAGGGACAAGCACCAACCTTGGACGGCATCGCGATTATTTATCAGATACAGGGCAAGTACGAACTGGCCCTGGAACTATATGAGCAGAGCCTGAGCATCCGGCGGGAGGTCGGCGACCGGGAGGGGGAAGGCGTGACCCTGAATAATATCGGCAGGCTTTATAGGGCGCAAGGAGATAACGAGACTGCCCTGCCGTATTATGAGCAGAGCCTGCCTATCAGGCGGGAGGTGGGCGATACAATCGGGGAAGGCACCACCCTGAACAACATCGCCAACATCTATTATGCCCAGGGCAAGTACAGCAAGGCGGCGGAGTATCATGAACAAGCCTTAGCGATACGGCAGGAGCTTGGTGACCGGGCCGGAGAGGCGGAGTCCTGCTGGAACCTTGGCACCACCTATTACGATATGGGCGACCTTGCCAAGGCCGAGGAATATATCGCCCTGGCTGTGGAGATTATGGAAGCCATCCATCATCCTAATCTGGAGACATGCCGCGATGGCCTGGAGCTGCTGCGGGCCGAGCGGCAAATGTAG
- a CDS encoding HAD-IA family hydrolase, whose product MLKLVIFDCDGVMFESREANRAYYNHMLEAFACPPMNEEELGYVHIHNVFDSISHIFRNHAHIDMDKVDQYRQQLDYSSFLKHMIIAPDLKEFLQTITPKYHRAISTNRTNTMDMILDIFGLRNSFEIVMTASNSPRPKPAPDALHIILKHFGLSVDEAIFIGDSTVDRDHCASVGMKLIAFNNPQLEAAYHVDTFMEILQLPEFC is encoded by the coding sequence ATGTTGAAACTGGTTATTTTTGATTGCGACGGTGTCATGTTCGAGTCCCGCGAGGCGAATCGGGCCTACTATAATCATATGCTGGAGGCCTTTGCCTGCCCGCCCATGAATGAGGAGGAGCTCGGCTATGTCCACATCCATAATGTCTTTGATTCCATAAGCCATATATTCCGCAATCATGCCCATATTGATATGGATAAGGTCGATCAATACCGCCAGCAGCTTGACTACAGTTCGTTCCTCAAACACATGATCATCGCGCCTGATCTCAAGGAATTCCTCCAGACCATCACCCCGAAATACCACCGGGCTATTTCCACCAACCGGACCAATACTATGGACATGATCCTGGATATCTTTGGTCTGCGAAACAGCTTTGAGATCGTCATGACCGCCTCCAACTCGCCCCGGCCCAAGCCTGCCCCGGATGCCCTGCACATCATCCTGAAGCATTTCGGCCTGTCAGTGGATGAAGCCATCTTTATCGGGGATTCCACAGTGGATCGCGATCATTGCGCGTCGGTGGGAATGAAGCTGATCGCTTTTAATAATCCGCAGCTTGAGGCGGCGTATCATGTGGATACTTTTATGGAGATATTGCAGTTGCCGGAATTCTGCTAA
- a CDS encoding ABC-three component system middle component 8 → MLRPTKHSHPDRTVINVSLLLLDYLKKYRIEEYGKLRRKIKEKTVGGDVLFLPALSFLYLLGLVEYRPKTDAVEYTGPDEAV, encoded by the coding sequence ATGCTGAGACCGACTAAACATTCTCATCCAGACAGAACAGTGATTAACGTCTCTTTGTTACTACTGGATTATCTCAAGAAATATCGAATAGAAGAATATGGTAAACTACGCAGGAAGATCAAAGAGAAAACTGTTGGCGGTGATGTCTTGTTCCTACCCGCATTAAGCTTTCTTTATCTATTAGGGTTAGTTGAATATCGACCAAAAACTGATGCTGTAGAATATACAGGACCCGATGAAGCTGTCTAA
- a CDS encoding toxic anion resistance protein, which yields MDNLPVLVLSDQKNDVLYAKLAEKSPDRLERAKAQVAELDFSRTQSVLAFGASDQKGLVDFTDSVLTNIRSADAGPVGMLMANLKGKILDLDVRSLPTSTGGKLSNIAANIPIIGSWLAAKVDEARAFIRRYEVLKLQIDDITEKLEAERTNQIEHLNRLDTLYERNEEYFDALEITIAAGELKLVEMEQQFEQQRQALAGQNTVDAKELQSLKDFGDTIQSLDRRLYNLKLARASAITSGPTIRVAQEGSKAIVEMIQESILMMIPEWKKQLVIAISLFDQKRAMAMVNETRDMTNNLMMSTADMLGQTQTTVKKAQGEGFVKIETLQKMTDKLVQTIDQGIQMDTQNKQKRAEGIQKLAQAEEKLKEALKAANESVLS from the coding sequence ATGGACAATTTACCAGTTTTGGTCTTATCAGATCAGAAAAACGATGTACTGTATGCAAAACTTGCTGAAAAATCGCCAGACAGGCTGGAACGGGCCAAGGCCCAGGTTGCAGAGCTGGACTTTAGCAGAACCCAGTCTGTTTTAGCCTTTGGGGCGAGCGATCAGAAAGGGTTGGTGGATTTTACAGACTCGGTTCTGACCAATATCCGATCCGCTGATGCAGGCCCTGTAGGCATGCTCATGGCTAATCTGAAAGGAAAAATTCTTGACCTTGACGTCCGTAGCCTGCCCACCAGTACAGGGGGGAAATTAAGTAACATTGCAGCCAATATTCCGATCATAGGCAGCTGGCTTGCGGCAAAAGTTGATGAAGCCCGTGCTTTTATCCGTCGCTACGAAGTGCTCAAGCTCCAGATTGATGATATTACTGAAAAGCTTGAAGCTGAACGAACCAACCAGATAGAACATCTCAACCGACTGGACACCTTGTATGAACGCAATGAAGAGTATTTTGATGCGCTGGAAATCACCATTGCTGCTGGTGAATTGAAGCTGGTCGAAATGGAGCAACAATTCGAGCAGCAGCGGCAGGCCCTTGCTGGCCAAAATACTGTTGATGCCAAGGAGCTTCAGTCTCTCAAAGATTTTGGTGATACCATTCAATCGCTGGATCGCCGCCTGTATAACCTGAAACTGGCCCGTGCCTCAGCCATTACCTCCGGCCCCACTATCCGGGTTGCTCAGGAAGGCTCCAAGGCCATTGTGGAAATGATTCAGGAATCCATTCTGATGATGATTCCGGAATGGAAGAAACAACTGGTTATCGCTATTTCCCTGTTCGATCAAAAAAGGGCTATGGCTATGGTGAACGAGACCAGAGATATGACCAATAATCTGATGATGTCCACAGCTGATATGCTGGGTCAGACCCAGACCACAGTAAAAAAAGCCCAGGGTGAAGGTTTTGTTAAGATTGAAACCCTGCAAAAAATGACTGACAAACTGGTGCAAACTATTGATCAGGGCATTCAAATGGATACGCAAAACAAGCAAAAGCGAGCCGAGGGGATCCAGAAGCTTGCCCAAGCAGAAGAAAAACTCAAAGAGGCCCTGAAAGCGGCCAACGAATCAGTTCTCTCATAA
- a CDS encoding 5-bromo-4-chloroindolyl phosphate hydrolysis family protein yields the protein MSTIRIPTKKSKALGCICSVIREITSGLSAAFIFTLLWIILPGENDFWFASIFSLASYFGIRHLCRLLSFRLLSSKKVSVHLPEGLSQDTFTTFLTACTNGLSLLRNDAELINNLPFRSTVLSLCRLGDELLINFEKDPQDVLLARALPDRLQRLHEILSSYIELTNQRSQSPQTVRAIQDTEKAVTKSVTKFEQLHHRLLENDAIDLSTSAKTLDNLLDFD from the coding sequence TTGAGCACTATACGAATTCCGACAAAGAAGTCAAAAGCTCTTGGCTGTATATGCTCAGTTATACGAGAAATAACATCTGGCCTAAGCGCAGCGTTTATTTTTACCCTACTCTGGATTATACTACCGGGTGAAAACGACTTCTGGTTTGCTTCGATCTTTTCTCTGGCCAGCTATTTTGGAATTCGCCATTTATGCCGCCTCCTATCATTCCGTCTCCTATCATCGAAAAAAGTATCTGTTCATCTCCCGGAAGGACTTTCTCAGGATACCTTCACAACCTTTCTTACAGCCTGCACGAACGGCCTTTCCCTTCTGCGAAATGATGCAGAATTGATTAATAATCTGCCCTTCCGAAGTACTGTACTGTCCCTCTGTAGACTAGGTGATGAATTATTGATCAACTTTGAAAAAGACCCTCAGGATGTCCTGCTGGCCCGTGCCCTGCCCGACCGCTTACAACGCCTTCATGAAATACTGAGTAGTTACATCGAATTGACCAACCAGAGAAGTCAATCACCTCAAACCGTGCGTGCAATCCAAGATACAGAAAAAGCTGTAACCAAGTCTGTGACCAAATTTGAGCAACTCCACCATCGCCTATTGGAAAACGACGCAATAGACTTAAGTACCAGCGCAAAGACTTTGGATAATTTACTTGATTTTGACTAA
- a CDS encoding lysophospholipid acyltransferase family protein has product MSIIQFFRAIFAYLTIPPLTAAVCLSAIVDVHWFRKSKAKAQIFPRTWGKLLTRIANISVRVEGKENLDPAKPYIFVGNHASMADIMTFSGYIDHDYRWIAKKELFAIPIFGSGMRAVDYISIDRSRGRAAVKSLNDAAKRIAGGASVILFPEGTRSIDGHLQPFKTGAIMLALKAGVDVVPVGFNGTHQALPKGKLLSRGGEVVLRIGTPIATKDFKAKDKQMLAELLHQKVAELLDECHLPLPEAEQDPVPAQG; this is encoded by the coding sequence ATGTCTATCATTCAATTTTTTCGGGCCATTTTTGCCTACCTTACCATCCCGCCTCTGACAGCTGCGGTCTGCCTCAGTGCCATCGTTGATGTCCACTGGTTCCGTAAATCAAAGGCCAAGGCCCAGATTTTCCCCAGAACCTGGGGAAAACTCCTTACGCGCATTGCCAATATCAGCGTCCGGGTTGAAGGAAAAGAAAACCTTGATCCGGCAAAACCCTATATCTTTGTCGGTAACCATGCCAGCATGGCAGATATCATGACCTTTTCCGGTTATATCGACCATGATTATCGCTGGATTGCCAAGAAAGAACTTTTTGCTATTCCAATTTTCGGTTCTGGTATGCGGGCAGTGGATTATATTTCCATTGATCGCTCCCGGGGCAGAGCGGCAGTGAAAAGCCTGAACGATGCTGCCAAACGCATTGCTGGCGGGGCCTCGGTTATTCTCTTCCCCGAAGGAACCCGCAGTATAGATGGCCACCTCCAGCCCTTCAAAACCGGGGCGATCATGCTGGCTCTCAAGGCTGGTGTGGATGTTGTTCCTGTGGGATTTAACGGCACCCACCAGGCCCTTCCCAAGGGCAAATTGCTGTCACGGGGAGGGGAGGTCGTCCTGAGGATCGGCACGCCCATAGCAACCAAGGACTTTAAGGCCAAGGATAAACAGATGCTGGCTGAACTCCTGCACCAGAAGGTGGCCGAGTTGCTGGACGAATGTCATCTTCCCCTACCGGAAGCAGAACAAGATCCTGTTCCTGCCCAAGGTTAG